Genomic DNA from Oryza sativa Japonica Group chromosome 5, ASM3414082v1:
CCTACACACCATTTCCCCGTCCGTCCTTCGCCCCCCGCGTCTCTTTTCCGCACCCATCTGCTGCAGCTGCGCACCTTTAATTtgcagaaagaaagaaagaaagaaagaaaggaaagcaAGGCCCCCCCGAGCGCAACAGCTAGCCCAACACACCTCCTCCATCACCACCGAGAAGGCAACGCATATCAAAAGCGCGGGCGCAAAGCAAAGATAACATCAGATCAGGTCGGCGCCCCCCGCTCCCGGCTGCCGCAAAGCCcacccgatcgatcgatcgacgcctcgttctcctcctcctccgaggcTACTCTCTGCAGGGCGCTCGCTTACGTCTGCCTCTGCGTACGTGCACCGCCCAGCGCGGGCGCCATGTCGTCCGccgcggggggaggaggagggtacgggggcggaggcggcgagcatcagcatcagcagcagcagcaccacctGCTGCTTGGGCAGGCGGCGGGGCAGCTGTACCACGTGCCGCAGCACAGCCGGCGGGAGAAGCTGCGGTTCCCGCCCGACCACCCGgcggagtcgccgccgccgccgccgcccgggtcGTGGCCGCTGCCCCCGGCGTTCTACTCCTACGCGTCGTCCTCGTCATCGTACTCGCCGCACAGCCCGACGCTGGCGCACGCGCAGTTGGTGGCGCATGGGATGCCGCCGGGGGCCGCGACGAGCGGAGGGGCCCAGATCCCGAGCCAGAACTTCGCGCTGTCGCTGTCGTCGGCGTCCTCGAACCCTCCGCCCACGCCGAGGAGGCagtttggcggcggcggcggcggcggcggggccgccggGCCGTACGGGCCCTTCACGGGCTACGCCGCCGTGCTCGGGCGGTCCAGGTTCTTGGGCCCCGCGCAGAAGCTGCTCGAGGAGATctgcgacgtcggcggccgCCCCGCGCAGCTTGACAGGGGCTCCGACGAGGGTTTGCTCGACGTAGACGCCATGGACGCCGCGGGAAGCGTCGACCACGAGATGGACGGCAGCGATCGCGCCGTCGCGGACGCGGTCACGGTCTCCGGCGCCGAGCAGCAGTGGAGGAAGACTAGGCTCATCTCGCTTATGGAAGACGTGAGTAATCGCAAGCTATATTTGTTGTTTCATATCGCTGCTTCTGTTTTTCCAAAGAAAATACTATACTAGACTTTACTTTTGCTACCCTGCATTAATTAACTTCATGAATAAGAATCTAATAACGAACACCTCATGGTCACATCATGGATGCACTTACTGTTGTTGCACAGATTATTTCTTGTGCTTGTGATTTGATGAGGGTTGATCTGGATTAGTGACACATCTCTTCTCTTTTGGATATATTTTTGTTCTTTAATATGTCTCAAATCAATCAACAGTTCAAGGCTCTTTTAAGCTCCCTTCTAAAACTAGCAGGAGGTGATCCGCAGTTTATCTATAATCAAAAGGTAGCATACAATTCTGTGAAAATGCACGATAGAAGCTAAATTCCTCAGGATGCTCTTAATTACATCATAAAGAAAAATTCAGTTTGCTAGTACTTGATAAGATTCCAGCAGTTTGTCCTCTTTCACGAGATAAGATTCGTTGAGTTTGTCAGCAGAAAGATTCTGATTATATAGTTACTAGTACATACTGAAAATATGTTGAGCaccagttttttttatttgcaatggtgtcaaatatgaTCCTCGTTCCTTAATTAGGAAGCTTGCGTTGGTGTAGTGTCCACATGATCGTAAAGTAGGTCTGCACACCTTGATGTATTATTAAACAATTAATTGGGTTACATATCGTGATGTCCTCTTAACAGTTACAAAAAACCTTGTAGGTTTGCAAGCGATACAGGCAATACTACCAGCAACTCCAAGCTGTAGTATCGTCCTTTGAGACTGTTGCGGGTCTGAGCAATGCTGCTCCTTTTGCTTCCATGGCTCTTAGGACAATGTCGAAGCATTTCAAGTATTTGAAGGGCATTATACTGAACCAGCTGCGCAATACGGGCAAGGGTGCTACAAAAGATGGTCTCGGCAAGGAAGACACAACAAACTTTGGGCTtatgggcggcggcgctggcctaCTAAGGGGAAACAATGTGAATTCGTTTAGCCAACCTCACAACATATGGCGCCCGCAAAGAGGGCTACCAGAGCGTGCTGTTTCGGTTCTTCGTGCATGGCTATTCGAACACTTCCTGCACCCGTAAGTATATGATATAAATCATCGCAAcagaatttttctttttaggtATGCTAATCTGGAAGCACATAACTGAATATGCGTATTGTGCACTaattggaaaaataaaaggaaaaaggactTTATGGTATATATACTGCATGTTGCATTTTTACACCGACAAGGGTGTACATGGATTCCTATTAGTGGAGAATTATCCATAGACCCTACAAATGGGTAATATGAAGGATATTGCAACCAAACCGTTGGTGAAAATTGTTATTTTGCTTTATTGAaatcttggattttttttcctcctttagATGCATTAAAATGATTGTGGTTTTAGTGCATGGTTTACACAAGTCATTGTTGTGCACTTACAGGGGAGTCTTGGTCTCCATCACATATAACCTTTATTGTTGTTTCAATTTTAGATGTGATTGCCGTTGAACAATCATTAGTTGCATGTTATGTTTATTGGATACCTGTATGGGTCCCAATTGATATTTGGTTTGAGATGATACTACAACAACTTGAAAGTGCATTTTATTTTCCACCAATTTAGGGCAACCATTGTGTGTAGTTTCTATCCACACATACCATATCTTCATTCTTCTTGGCAACTTCTATTTTGGTACAGTTTTTCCTACAGTAAATTCCTCCTTTTGTGGCCCTGACGAACCATTAATTCATGTTTGTACTACATCAgatagaaaatatatatagtagtacACAGTTTCAATTTATACACGTGGTCTTGAAAACTTCAATGTTTACTAATGCCTATTGGATGGATAGTTTACTCGAAAAGTGAGTACCATCACATACTAACACTTGATAATTGTGTGTACCTTCATTTTCATTGTGGTTATTGCCTTGGCATAATGGAGGAGAATTTTTGCCATAGGACATCCAACTGACTTGCTGACTTGCACATGGCAACAACCTTTTTGCtgtaatttaattaatttgttccaTGCAATAattgttgaaaatattgttttttaatCTAGAATTCTTTCCTATCCTACTACACGTAATGTGCAATGAGGGTTGGCTTGTTGTTTATGTTTAGTTTCATTTGTTCTTCCATATTTTGTATGTGGTGCTTCATCCTTGTGCAATTGTGTATGTACCGGCATTCTAATGTTGGTGCTTGATTTCAGGTATCCAACTGACAGCGATAAGCAGATGCTTGCTAAACAGACAGGATTAACTAGGAACCAGGTAAACAACCATTTCAAGTTTTTCTTTTCCCAAATTTATATCGATGTAACTAGCTAGTCCGCTACAGTTGTCCACTAGCAATATCTTTGGGTCCATAATGTTACTAGCgttgtaaaacattttgatATCTCAATTCTTGAGCAGGTATCGAACTGGTTTATCAATGCAAGGGTTAGGCTCTGGAAGCCAATGGTTGAAGAAATTCACAACCTCGAGATGAGGCAGCTGCAGAAGAATCCGTCTCTTGACAAGAATCAGCTCTCCATGCAGCACACCCAACATTCGTCGGACAGCAGCGGGAAGCCCTGTGATCCATCAAACTCGCTGCAAGGGCAAAGTAGCAGCATGACCAGGAATCACAGCATCTCCGCCTCCCGGCACATCGAGGACGGCCTCTCCCAGATGCCCCATGACATCTCCGGTCAGGTGAGCTTCGCATACAACGGGCTCGCCGCGCATCACAGCATCGCGATGGCGCACCACCACCAACCTGACCTCATTGGCACCGGTGGTGCCGCGAATGCTGGCGGTGTCTCACTCACCCTTGGCCTTCACCAGAACAATAACCGAGCTTACATTGCTGAGCCCCTTCCGGCCGCGCTTCCGCTCAATCTTGCCCATCGTTTCGGACTGGAGGACGTTAGTGATGCCTACGTGATGAGCTCATTTGGTGGTCAGGACCGGCATTTCACCAAGGAGATCGGTGGCCATTTGCTCCATGACTTTGTTGGTTGAAGAGCAGATATGATTGTTTCACCAAGGAGATCGGTGGTGATTATTGTAGGATGCAGATGTATGATCTACCTATATTGTAGTTGGAAGTAGGAGGTGAAGAAAAGAGGGGCATTGGCACGCCTGTCGTAGATCCACGAATGCTTGTCGATATTTGACATTGTGGGGCTATAGAGAGCATATGACTATACCTTTGAAGACCTGTTTGTAGTGTTGTTCCCTATTTGTTCTGATCCGCGGTTAAGCCGTGTTAACCCTGTACTATTCATCTGACTTGCAAATGTGGTTGCTCCCACTCTGGCAAATAAAGGGTGCTCAGTTAATTTGTCGCCAGCAAGATGAAATGTTTATTGGCAGTATACCTATACAGCTGAAGGCCTTAAGCATCAGCGTGTAGGTCTAAAATATGACTGGGTAGCTAAATATTTCATCTTACTCCATGGTTAGCCTTTCCATGTGCTCCTATTAAACTAAGCAAGCAAATGACAGAGTACTAAGCTGTGCTAGATCTTGTATCCTTAGATGGAGTAGAACCCTAAAGTTTAGACAAAACCATGATTTGGCCATCTGCCAACCTTTAACTGGCTTTGTCATCACCCTAACCATATCTGTTAGGGCTGAGTTGTGCCTATTGTAGGTTAGCTTTTGCCTTGATCAGTGCACTAAACAGCTGGCCAATTAGCCCCATGACCATGATGGAGCTAGCCAAGCCCTTGTTCTTTTTTCACTTCTCCCCAGCGTAAAAAGCCCATGTTACCTGGGATCAGTTATCCATGGCCCTCGGTGTTGCAGCATCTGATTTGATGTACACTTTGGCAAGCACTGcaactagtactagtataaCTAGCACTGCAACAGCTGGGGGGCTCCATGCACGTTCTTTTTCGCGTGGAGGGAATCCATGCACGTCACCGatcactactactactactacaactgCTGCTGCTAGTACTCGTCCTATACTTCTCCCAAAAGTGAGCACTGTTCCTGTTTAAAAAGGGCACTGTTGTTAGCTTTCAATTCTAGGCTCTGGTTCCTGCATGGGTAGATTATTGCGGTCTGATTCTACATGCCAACTGAAGAAATATGATTCCATGCCTTTTCCTTCGTGGATAAAGCTGGTAGTAAGAGGGTATGAGCTATCATTACCACTCATGGAAGCTAGCAGAAACTGGAGTTTAGCTCAGAGCTCCACTCTCTTCGTTTGGGAGAGAGATGTGAAAAAGAATTAAAGAAGGCTGCAAGCGAAGACACTCTTTTCTGTTTGGCTACTATTACCACTGATCATTCCTGAAGTGAAGCTGAGCCCGCTGTGAAATCAAAATCACGTGCTAATTCCTCACATCAGCAGTGCTTGAGCTCTTCGGTAATGGACTGGCTAGTTCAGGATGATGAGAGCTGTTTGAATTTTGGAGCATTGAGGGGCATCTCGTGATGGGATAGAGTTTGCTGGTTCAGTTGCTTTGTTCCTTCTATTATTGTCAAATTTTCTCCTGGCAAGAAATGACGGGTTAACATAGCAATCCACCCAATCTCTATCATTTCAGTTTGCCAAGGCAGGTGTAGAAGAAGGCCAGAAATGATCATCCATTGCAGTGATCCTTGACGAAACTGATACTCCTACATTACCAGCACAGGCATCCTTTTCTCCTCCAGCTTCCTGTACCTCCTTCAAGTACAGATAATTATTAACGCTTTTAAAATGAACCtctcatttcttctttttttttctctgttaatCATGGGCCAAGGGGACAGGAGCCAACTCGAAAGGCAAATGGCCTTTTTCCGTAGCCTAATCTTGGAGGGTAATGGGGCGGGGTTCTCGTTAAGCATATGCTCTTTCCACTCGTTAAGATATGGGCGATTTGATGATCCGTCCTCTGGATTTGCCGCTTTGTTTTTTTGGGGGGGCGATGAATGATGGATAGATAGGCTAGATAGCTAGGGAGGGAGTAGATAGATGCTGTTCGCTTTCGTTTTGTCTAATCCGAGtggcctcctcctgctgcagctgctggcTGCTGGTGGTTGTGGCCTGTGGCTGgtgctaccaccaccaccaccaccaccaccaccgcttcttccttcttcccgCGGATGGCAGTGGCGCAACGTGCTTTTGCCTTGGAAATGACATGCGCTACAGTCCCGCATAGAATATGGATTGCTTTTCTCGGGAAATGCAGGCGATATGGAGACTGCAGTGGAGTAGGAGTACTGAACTGCAGTGCACAGGTGCAAGTGAGCGCCCAAGAAAGCCCAAGTGGATTGGCATTGGAGGATGGCTTGTTGTTCTGCCAGCCTGCCTAATTAGAATACGGATTTCAGAACTCCTTTTTTTTACTAGTCCAGGGAGGCAGGGACAACCGGACAACTATGCGGCATTCGTTTGAGATTTCTTACCAAGGTCAACGATTCATCCTGTAATTTTTCGTTGTCGTGTTGCTATAATGTTATCCATAACTAATACTCAAACTGACAGCTTTAATTAGTTCTAGCAAAAATTAATATTCAAACTGACAGCTTTAATTAGTTCAAGCAAAAACTAATATTTTTAGCGGAGCTGAGGAGCCCTAGTTTGCTCTATCAGCCGTAAAAAATAAACGAAGCAACcagaaataattaaaaattgCTATATGTACCACGGTACGATTTTGGTACGACCCTCGTGCATTATTATCCATTGGCCATGGAAACATGTTGGGCCATATATTTAAACATCGATCGCATGTCgattgttagagattttatCATATGTATTGCAGTGCTCAAAATAGTTTATGTTGAAACTTTTATACTATTTGAGTTCTTAATGAAACCAATACTTAAAATTAAACTTCGACCAAAAAAATTCctcaaaattaattaaatttaaattttaactccacCCGATAAGCTAACAAACAAACGATACGTTTGTAGATGTAAACAGAGCTAGTACCAGTATATAAACttatgaataaaaataataataacaggGAGCGAGTGGTAGCAAGCTCTCATTTTCTACTCGATGGTTTATTATAGCTttaacccaaaattaaaattaaaattttatcaGGGTTATGAATAACACATACATAATAGTAGTCAATTAAGCTCGGCAGGACCCATCATATATCAAGTCTTATATGAAATCATATATCGTATATaaaaggagttccggataagaaagAACAAGAAGAGTTCTATATAGAAACTAGATTACTcgaattgtatccatattggtctcctTAGTTTTACTTGGACAGGGgatatctatgggtataaatacaaggctcCCTAGAAAGAGAGGAGACACGGAACAATCAGAATAGACAACAATACACGTCCCCAAACATCGATATAAGAGATAAGTCTAGACATACCCAATCTAGTGCCTACGAAGGCTGACAAAAGGGATCTAGTGCTATCTCTGATCTTGCCGAGTACGTATTCGAGAAGGAAGCTAGACTACCTCATCGTCGACTACGTGTTGGTTTTCCATGCTGCCAAGTCGACAACGACTAGATAGGTTAttccaaatattgtacttgtgtgattctgATGAATAAGTCGACGACGACTATATAGGTTACTTGTGTGATTCTGATGAATAAGAgaaataccggcttcggccaatatGAGTAGGACTATTAACTGATTCTAATGAATAATGGGCCCGAACttatataaaaatccttgtctctgtCTCTTTTATCTCAATCTCACATATACCATGGTACCAACGATCCACATACCatacaaataccgtagtcgtgatcTAAAGCATTGACAAATTTTCAATTTGATTTcggggttctttttttttatcttagtcTATTTTGCCATCTCTGCTTTTAAAACGCCAGTAAcataaaatatatataccaATTTATAAATTAGCATCCATATGCATAGGTCAAAAGATGAGAGCCGGCCGTGTTCATGTAAAAATCAGGTGGAGTTTACGTTAGCAATACCATCCGGCATCCACCGCCTTCTACCCAGCATCTGCGTGTTtatgtttagatccatttgaaATGGCAAATAGTAAATGATAAAAAATGGCAAATAGCAAATGATAAAAAATGGCAAATAGCAAATGATAAAAGTTTTAGTGGTAAAAGTTTTGGCATTGCAAAagtactagttggtgtttaTGTTTAGATGTATTCTAAACTTTTGCCATTCTAGCACTTtttggtggagagagagagagagtagtccTAAAACACTTTTTTGCATAATTTGCTATTATAAACTAGCAAATGGCAAATTGCCAACTTTtactactagtgtttagattcaaaatgATAAAAGGTGCTCTAAAATAGCAAAACTTTTGCtattttggaggatctaaacagggccgtAGTGTGCTTCCGTAATTCCTTATCTGCCGCATGATCGTGTACATTATCCCTGCAAATTTTTTTTCGTTGCAAGACTTCTCCGATATATTAGGGTTGTCAAAACTTGACGCATACAATAAGCTACTTAGTGCATGTACAATGGTGTCTAACAATGGGCTATCTTCGTtgccatgcaagtaaatttgatgatgtggaagaaagagagggaaggaAAGACAAACATCGTTGCTATGCATAACAATggctcagagtcgactcttagtaTTTATTAATGGGAAGTTTGTTGCATGAtggtggagaaaaaggaaagaagtataataaaaaaaatatttagtgcaTTAATGATTAAGAGATCTTACTGATTCTACTATTGTATGAGGATGGTCTCTAGTGACATAAATTAATATAGAAAACTCATATCAGACTCTACCTTTATACATGCCCTTATAGCATTTCACAGAAAGCCAGATCATTTTTCGTTGGCTGGCCAGGTTACGATCACACGACCACTCCGCAGAATTGGCAACAAGAAACCGGGCCCGCCCGCGGGGATCCAATTTCCCGCTTCTCGACGGAAAGCCCAACCGAACACGCGGCGCTCCCGTACACGGGGCAAGGGCAACGAAGCAAAAGCCCACACCTGCGCAGTGTGTACCGTCGAACGCGGCCCATGCGGCAACGGGCCGAGCTTTTTCGCCGGGCCAACGGGGCCGAGCTAACACGGCGTACGTACAACAGTGAAGCAAACGAGCTCGCCGTGCTGCCCAGCCCAGTAATAAACGACGGATGAAAAAGGCTTTCTTGATAGATGATTCTGGAGGCAGCTCCGCAGCAGTAGGCTTGGCAaggggagcaaggcagcaacgGCTTATGCGTCATGGACTCATGGATGGGTTGGCAAGGTCGATCGGTTTCGATGGCGCGCAGCAGATCGATCAAAGGTAGAGCCCGACTGGGATATGGATTGGATTCCGGTTGGATGAGTTTGGATAATGTAATTTGATTTGGTAATTATGTTTTCTTTAACGACTCGCAATAGACAGTGTGAAGTTTATATTGatagagtaggaaaaaaaatacaagattatAACCCTAGGATGTCATAActagggaaaaaagaaaaaaatgaccaTCACCCACGCACCGACAGCACCAATACACATATCTGGGAGAAGGATAGCACCGAATCGGCCATCGCTAAGCGTGACTGGCCGCCACTAGGCCAACAAAGGAGTTACAACCAGGATCGCCTAATGACCACCATAACAAACGATGCAAAATTACACTCTATCCACGTCTTCGGGATTGAGGAAGAgggggtgagagagaagaatagAACCGCTCTCCCCTTTAGGTCCTCTGACATGGCCAACTTGCATAagtgttgacggtcattatagACCATTTTCGACCATCAACATAACTAAAATGGAGGAGAACTAGCTATGCTGGCAATGCATATCTATTTTAGAATAATATATTTTCACTTGTACTTGGAGTATGGAGTATTATTTGTTTGCATAGATTAGCACATAAATGaagaaaaaatgaagaaaaactcACTCCTAAGCAAGCTCAAGGAAAGaggggacccacatgtcaggtgtaaCCGTCCTGAAACCCACATGTCAGGCCCACCTGTCAACATCTCTGCCAAAATTGGAGGCCTGCTGGGTCAGCccaggttcagccgaaccctgGCAGTGGCCGTTCAGCTCGGGCTTACACGTGGACGTATAGGATTGCTTGCTAATGGCGGTTGCGGAGCATTTCCGACATTTCACATGCtctacaaccgtcatacctacctaTTTAAGGAGTTCTTCATTTCACTTCACTCGCACACTCAAGCAAGAAGCTTTGATctctctctcaagtttagtttagtgctctagtgctaagtggagtagaATATAACAGTTCTCGGAGTCCTTGAGTCTTCGGAAGGTTTCGAGTATGGCTCtagtagtttttcttttttcttttgtaagactttcggaattaatagaatattatTCTTTATATACTTTCTATCGACGAGTGATACTCATAGACCGGATGATTTGGGTtttggggtacgttggaacgaggatctacgtaatacgacatcaagcaaacagaagataaggattatactggttcaggcccttatcaggtaatagccctagtccagtttatatgaaaTTGATGACGGAAAACCACATATTGCAATAGTAGACGAAACTGGCGATACTgtcgagatcgtagtcgaggtACTCTACGAGATCTCCCAGCGACTTGGTTCCGAGTACTCCAGCTTCATAAACTAtagtgggtgtgttggcgatgagaTTCAATACCTTGCACCCCTCCctaggggtcccttttataccgtggatcatCTTAATTCCCAAGTAAGACTCGGAGACATCAGATCTTGTACGATATAACAGAAACTCTATCCCTTCCGAGTAAGACTTTGGAATTTACTTAACTTgtagagatattttccataatttgtAACG
This window encodes:
- the LOC4338977 gene encoding BEL1-like homeodomain protein 9 is translated as MSSAAGGGGGYGGGGGEHQHQQQQHHLLLGQAAGQLYHVPQHSRREKLRFPPDHPAESPPPPPPGSWPLPPAFYSYASSSSSYSPHSPTLAHAQLVAHGMPPGAATSGGAQIPSQNFALSLSSASSNPPPTPRRQFGGGGGGGGAAGPYGPFTGYAAVLGRSRFLGPAQKLLEEICDVGGRPAQLDRGSDEGLLDVDAMDAAGSVDHEMDGSDRAVADAVTVSGAEQQWRKTRLISLMEDVCKRYRQYYQQLQAVVSSFETVAGLSNAAPFASMALRTMSKHFKYLKGIILNQLRNTGKGATKDGLGKEDTTNFGLMGGGAGLLRGNNVNSFSQPHNIWRPQRGLPERAVSVLRAWLFEHFLHPYPTDSDKQMLAKQTGLTRNQVSNWFINARVRLWKPMVEEIHNLEMRQLQKNPSLDKNQLSMQHTQHSSDSSGKPCDPSNSLQGQSSSMTRNHSISASRHIEDGLSQMPHDISGQVSFAYNGLAAHHSIAMAHHHQPDLIGTGGAANAGGVSLTLGLHQNNNRAYIAEPLPAALPLNLAHRFGLEDVSDAYVMSSFGGQDRHFTKEIGGHLLHDFVG